A DNA window from Vigna angularis cultivar LongXiaoDou No.4 chromosome 1, ASM1680809v1, whole genome shotgun sequence contains the following coding sequences:
- the LOC108340115 gene encoding basic leucine zipper 4, which translates to MLTTLPPSEPFVGNPFSAFSVDFTAWEDDSHHLLSPKPVTSSSGSDKPEPEPAEPDQPVVSVVDERKLRRMISNRESARRSRMRKQRHLENLRNQLNKCRVENRELNNRLQFVLHHCNRLRTENEWLRSQRTLLLQKVANLTQILIFQQFQQPISPAWTCNTSLIPINQVN; encoded by the coding sequence ATGCTCACCACCCTCCCTCCCTCCGAACCCTTCGTGGGCAACCCATTCTCCGCCTTTTCTGTAGACTTCACCGCCTGGGAGGACGACTCCCACCACCTCCTCTCCCCGAAACCCGTCACTTCCAGCTCCGGCTCCGACAAACCGGAGCCGGAGCCAGCTGAACCGGACCAACCCGTGGTCTCGGTGGTGGACGAGCGGAAACTTCGGCGCATGATATCGAACCGCGAATCTGCCCGCAGGTCTCGCATGCGAAAACAGAGACACCTGGAGAACCTTCGGAACCAGTTGAACAAGTGCAGGGTCGAAAACCGGGAACTGAATAACCGGTTGCAGTTCGTCCTGCACCACTGTAACCGCCTCCGAACCGAAAACGAATGGCTCCGGTCCCAGCGAACCCTCCTCCTCCAAAAAGTCGCCAACTTAACCCAAATTTTGATTTTCCAACAATTCCAACAACCCATCTCCCCTGCATGGACATGCAACACTTCGCTCATCCCAATTAATCAAgttaattaa
- the LOC108341141 gene encoding phytosulfokines, translating to MTKLPPFFFTLLLFFMLSHAIRHEPAFHQESLTEPHQQRVEAVDESCDGFGEDECLMKRTLAAHVDYIYTQKHNP from the exons ATGACCAAGCTCCCACCCTTCTTCTTCACCCTCTTACTGTTCTTCATGCTCTCCCATGCCATACGCCATGAACCAGCCTTTCACCAGGAATCTTTGACAGAACCGCACCAACAG AGAGTTGAGGCGGTTGATGAGAGCTGTGATGGTTTTGGAGAGGATGAATGCTTGATGAAGAGAACACTCGCTGCTCACGTTGACTATATTTATACGCAAAAGCATAATCCTTGA